In the genome of Burkholderia sp. PAMC 26561, the window CTACTCGCAACCAAAGCATCGGGGCGAGCGGGCTACAACCTGCCCAACGCTGACTACATCCTGTTCTATGACCGGTCGTGGACGTGGCGCATCGAATACCAGGCGATGCGACGTGCATTGCGCTGGAATCGCAAAGGCGTCTTGAAGGTCGAGTACTTTCATTTGCCGGGAAGCATCGATGTCTACCAGGACCAGATGGTTGCGCACAAACGCGATGCAACGCAGGCGGGACTGGACTGGACGACACCGGAACTTGAAGACGAGACGTTTCTGCACATGGACTCGTTGCTTGACCGGTTCGTCGATGATCTGGCGCTTCTCGCTGACGCAACAGCCGGCGAAATGCGCAAACTGTTAAAGGAGGCTGCATGAAAAGTACGAATGTGGATGTTGTGGTCGGTGAAAGCACGGTCACGGTTAAGCGTGAAGGATCAAACCGGGCGGTGCTGGCCAAGATTCTCGGCACGGTGCAAGCCGACGGGATCGAGGTGATCTGCCTCGACCGGTTGGTACACGAGAGCCATGAGTCGAAGTTTGGCGAGTGGGCGCTTGCAGGGGCGGTGACGACGCTTCTGTCTCGGCCGATCGCAACTGCGGTTGCGGTGTAAGATTGGATCGGCAGCTGACCACTGCCATAGTGTCCTTTTGTCAAAACCCGGCCTAATGCCGGGTTTTTTTTGCCTCCGCCTTTGAGGGAACCTATCGACAAGTAGGTCAGTATGTGCAACTTCTTGCGTTGTCTCGGTAAAAAGTTGTGGTGACGATTCGTGCTAAGGCCTATATGTTGGGATGTAGCGTGTTGCGGGGAGGCGCGGAAAAGCTAAAGAAGGCGTCAAATGCCTCAGTGTTCAGTTTACGCATATTTTTCGCATGCCGGCAAGGTTGGACTATGCCCTTCCATTCCTACCGGACGCTGTCACGATGACAATATCTGTACCCGAGCTGGAATGCCCTAGTGAGATGGATCGCGCCGGTATGCGGTGTGGACTCCCCTACGGCCACCGCGTCATCTGCCACTTGCGACCATAGGCGACGGAGCTTGGTCCTTGCTCAAAAGGGCTGGAGTGCTGCTTTTGCACGATTGCGCCCTCGCGGCGCGATATGTTGCCCATTCACCAACGCCGGCGATCGTTACAGTCGTGCCAACGGCAATCTTCGCGGTGCCGCTCTTCCCATTCACGCCGGCGCCACTCCCTTTCACGCCAATCGGGCCCGTAATAGGTCCCTGGGGGACCGTAAGATGAAGCTCCTGGCGGCACACCATAGATAACGGGCGGCGCACCGTAGACCACTGGAGGCGCGCCGTACACGACAGGCGGGGCTTCATAGATCACCGGCGGTGGTCCGTACACGACCGGGGGCGGCGCATACCGCGGTGCAGGCGCGTAGATTCCCACACCGACGTCGATATGTGCCGATGCAGGCACCGATATGCATAACGAGGCAATTAACATCATCGCCCACGACGCTAGCTTCAACTTTGTAATCACTGATAATCCTCGGACACGATGAAGCCTTTTTAGAGCCGATGCGGCGGCGAAATGTAAGCCAAGGGGGCCAAACCCAGCTCACGCCCACGATTAGTTAACGGCACGACACCGTGAGCGTGGACAAGGCGAGCTGTTAGAAATGTAAGTAAATGTCTGAGCGTGCCTCTCTCCAAATACGGGATCGGAGATGATTCCGGTTATACGTTGGCAAGGAGCGGTCAGACGCGGACCATAGGCTCAGGGGATGATCGTTGAGGCTGGCAGTTGAGGGCTGGTCTGTTGATCTTGACGGCGCATCGACCCCTACGGCACCTGTCGGCCCGATCGAAGCGTTGTTGCGACATGTGTTGAGCGAATCGCGAGAGTCCCGAGTCGGCCACTTTCGGACATTCGGCAGCCGACCGAGGATTGGCGACAATTGTTAAACTCGCAACAGGAAAACGTCTCACCGGGTGGAATCGGAATGAGTTACGCCAAGGAATTCTTTGACCTTCAGCTCAAGTTCGCCGGAAGAGTCTCGGAGCTAGGACCCATCGCGTTGCCGGTGGCTCTTCTTGACTTCACGAATCTGTACGTGCGGTTCGTTGGTGATCGAAAATTCGATAGCAATAGTCCGGTCTGGACAGCTTATGTGGCAGGGTTGGGGCGCGAGACCGATCTACGCGAATGGACGTACCGCTTTTACCGTCATCTGCCCCATCGGGTTCAGCCCGCAACGGTTGTCGCGACGTTCGGATGTTTCTCGTACGCTATTGAGGATGCGGACCGAATTCGGCTTCATTTCCATAACGCCGATGAGGAGCGTTATGCTCCATTGAGCGAGGAGCGCTTGGCCTCCCGGTTATCTGAGCTGACTTCGCTTATAAACCACGTCCGCTCACAGCACAGGGAGGTCAGGCGAGTAGCCGGGGTCTCGTGGCTATACAACTTGCCAGCCTATAGACGGTTATTTCCTGAGTGCTACATCGCGACGGCGACGGTGGCAGAAAACAGGTTCCGCAATATGCCCCTCTGGGGGCAATTTCTGAACCGCCATGGGCACATTAGGAAAGACGCTGTGGCGCTATTCACTCGGCGGCTTACCGACCAGACCAGCATGAATGAGCTTGCACAATGTTTCCCGCTACAACCGCTTTCCGTAGCCGCGTCGATCGAAGCTTTCCACCAGTTCTATGCATAGAACTAACTTTGGCAACCGGCCAGACGCGGTCATTGGACTGATGGTGCTAGATTGACGACAATCTGAAGCACCAAACTTTGGGCAATCCGACATGATTGTTAAGTTCATCCTCGAAATCATCGATGCAGCCACGGCATGCCCTTCAAAGAGCTTTGCGATCGAACTGCCAGATCCGTCTGTCATTTCCTCTTTACTGGAGGACGAAGGGTTTGATGCACGTTGTGTCTATGAGTTAGACGCCCACGAGGCGACTAGAATCTCAGCGCATTTCGGTTTCTCGGTTGGAGAATCGGCCTCAGCGATTCTGAGACCCCGTCATTGGCTTGATGACCTTCCTTACCAAGTCCACACAAATCGGGAGCTTGCGCTGATGCTAGACGGTGTCAAACCCTTTGCCGCTTTCGCCGGCGAATATCCACCGCTGACGGACGTCAGTGTGATTCCAGAGCGGCTACTCGACCGTTATGTGGCGGCTGGACGATTTGTAAAGAGAGAGTACGTCGGAATGAAGGTTTTCAGAGGCCACCGTACAAGACGCGTATTGTATGCGCGACCTGACGAAGCGTGGCGGATTGACGCCTATATACTTCTTCTGCATACAGGAGAAGTAACTGGCTGGAACGAATCGCTTGAACGCATGGAGGGGTTCCTTCTAGGTTACGAGGAGTGGCAGGCAGACGCATACATTCGCGCGGCCAAGGCACGAACGGGTGCGAGCCAGCAAAATACTTCATGACTGGCGACGGTAGTAAATTGCTGTTCCTCCCGCCATAGGGTACATCGAATGTCTCGTCTTGCGGAATTCGACTGATTGCTCACGGTCGCCTGCGGAATTTCGACATGGGACCGGGTTCGGCCGCAAGCGGTCCTTCAATACCGTGACTTAGATCGTTGACAGCAAATGGAAAATCGTTTCTTAAATTGGCTAATCGACTTGGGCTATACCTTTTACGAGAATCCTTCCTTGCTGGTCAACCACGTAAAAAACCTTTATTGATTCACCTGGATTTGCATGAAAACTCGCGGGATATTCTACGTCTAGCCCTTCGACGCGAAATACGAACGACTGCTTCATTAAGAAGCCGCCTTTGGGGCCAGGCCTAAGCCACGAAAGTTTATCGATAGTCACAACTGCTTGACGTATCGGGGGGATCGGCGACGCCACGTTCACCCTAAATGCCGGAACGATCGCAAGGTGCCACGTCGTTAGAAACAGCGCGAGTGCTACTAAAAGGGCAGCCACCACTCCGAGTGGTCTTGCCCCTGTGCCTAACGCTTCGCGCACATATATGCGCAGCGCTAAAAGCCGGTTTTCCCTACCCGAACGAACCATGGGGTCACGGAAATTTGTCATTATCCAAACGTAAATTTTCGGTGTTGTGCATACCGCTTAACGGCAAATGCTTCCCTTTCTGAAGGCATCGCAAAATTTGAGATATCACTGTCGGGGATGGCCGTTATCGAGAAACTTCGCTGTCCCTTGTGGGTCGGCTAGAGTCGGTCGCGGAAAGCCCGCTCAGATTCTGAGCGGAGCGTTTTGCGAAACTTGATTGAAATACATCACGGCCGAGTGCCGGGTTTATGTCGTCGGTGGTTTCGACGGCATCGAAGTGTGTGGCAAGGCGAAATCTATTCTTCCAATGCGTTTGCAGGGTGGATCAAAAGTTCCACTTCTTCGAATATTTCGTGTGCCAGGACAGCAGGTACTCCCCAGTAGTCGAAAATGCCTCCGTCCGCACTATTTTGTCCGCATGTCACGAAGACTCCAGTTCCGAACTTCCGCTTGAGGTGCGTCGCGAGCCATCCTACGAACCCACTGTTATCCGCACCCTTTGGAAAGTGAAATCGAAAGACCCCGAAAAGGTCTGGACCATGAATTTCACACGGAACAAGTTGACTCCAGATATTGTCGTCGCGCACCAGCGCAAGAGCATCAGCACGTGCAGCGCTTGGAAACGAGCCGAGTGCAAACTCTTCAAAGGCATAGAGACCTGGATACAATTTAAGGCGCGCAACCTTCATTACGGTGCGAAGGCGCAACTCGGTTTGGATAGGAGATTCATGTGAAATATCGACCATCAAATGCTCCGAGAAAGGAAAGCACGCGGCTGTCTCTTTTGACTTTTCGAGCAGCGAAGGTCGCTAGTATCCATCGAAACGAAAGGGATCATCTTCGTCGGATACCAAATTCACTTGTCACGAAGAGCAGAGAATGAGGTCTCGGATTGTGATTGTCGTACCAATGCTGTCGCGCAGCGGCAGTTGTGCGCAGTCCAGGAGGCTCACCGAAAGACACCATGTTTTGACCACCTTTCTGATCTAGGCGGGCAGATGTAGCAGGTATTGTTTCACTATCACCCGCGTCCCTGACGCATCGACCGTCGCCGATCACCTCGGCCAAACCTCTCTTTTCGTTGTTCAACCCTTCGGGAACCTCTCCCGAACGGGCAGGTTCCCATTTTGGAGACCTGTCCCATGCAACAACCTACCGCCGTCGAGCAGCAAACTCCCGCAAGCGCCGCATTCGTGGCTTCCTTGCTGGCTCAGAAGCAGCCGACATTGCCCCTGAAAGTCATCGTCGTTCGATCAAACCCGCGCAAGTACTTCGACCCTGCCGAAATGGCCGAGTTGGTGGCGTCCGTTCAGGTGAAAGGCGTCTGTACCCCGATCATCGTGCGTCTGGACGAAGACGGTGTCGTGGTCCTGATCGCCGGCGAACGCAGATACAGAGCCGCGATGATTGCTCACGGGGAAGATTACGAGATCCCCGTTACGCTAAAGGAAGTCGATGAGGCCGAAGCGAAGCAGCTCGCCCTTATCGAAAACGTGCAGCGCGCCAACATGGCGCCGTCCGAAGAAGCCATTGCTGCGGCCGAGCAAGTTGGCATCTGTAAGGGCGATCGCGAGGAAGCGGCGCGCATGATTGGCTGGTCGCTCGCGACTCTCGAAGCGCGACTTGCGCTCATGAACTGCAGCAACGGCGTGTTGGAAGCGCTGAACACCCGCACGATCAAACTCGGTCATGCTGAGTTGCTTGCGGCGCTTCCCAAAGAGACACAGGATAAGTTGCTGCCTGTGATCATCAAGGAAGGCAAATCGGTCGGCGAAATCAAGAAAACGATCGAACAGGTTGCTTGCTCCCTGTCCGCCGCGATCTTCGACAAAACCGATTGCGCAGGCTGCCACCACAATTCGGCCAATCAGGGCGAAATGTTCGGCGAAGCGATCACGACGGGAAACTGTACGAATCGCGCCTGCTACAACGAGAAGAGCGAGCACCAGCTCGCATCGGTTGTGACGGGGTTGCGCGACGAGTACCCGGTCGTTCGCATCGTGCGCGCGGGCGATAACGAAACGCGCGTTCAGTTGGCAGTCGACGGCCCTAAAGGCGTCGGCGCGGAACAGGCGATCGCCTGCCACGCGTGCCAAAACTACGGTGCGGCGGTCAGTGGCCTGCCTGATTCGATGGGCAAGGTCTACAAGGGCCAGTGCTTCGACACCGTCTGCAACATGAAGAAGGTGGCCGCACGCCTGCAGGCTGAGAAAGCTGCAAGCCAGCCTGTGGTGGCCGAAGCGAAATCCGGTACCGGTGCTCGCGCAGTCCCGGCGAAGAAAACCGCCGGTGCAACGGGCTCCATTGCTCCTTCCACTAACCCTTCCGTCACAACGGTTGCCGAGTCCGACAAGATGAAGACGTATCGCGTCGCACTTTGGCGCAAAGCGTTGCGTCGCGAAGTCGGTCGTGATCCGGCGACGGCGCGCAAATACCTGATCGCCATCGTGCTTTCAGGTAACGCGCGCTGCATCGAGGAGCAGACGTTCTCCGGCATCTGGGAAAAGATGACTGAAGAACGCATCCCCTCGAAGGACGTGACGAAATCGGTGACAGCGGTGCAAGCCGCGTCGGACGAGACGCTCGACAAGGCCATGATTGGCATCGCTGTGGCTGCGATCGAAGGGTTGGACGTCAGTTACCTCACCCAACTATGCAAGCACCACAAGCTCGATCTGGGTCTGCACTGGAAGCTCTGCAAGGAGTTTCTTGAACTGATCACGAAGTCGGAAATGATGGTGGTCGCCAACGAGCTCGGTCTTCAGGCCGCGCTTGGCGACAACTTTAAGAAAGTCTTCGGCAAGTCCAAAACCGAGGTCATCGACGCGCTTCTTGCCGTCGAAGGCTTTGACTACACGGGCAAGCTGCCGAAGGTGCTCAAGTATTAACCCGCGCGTTTCTGCGCATCGACCGGCTGTTCCATCTCGTTCAGACCGCCCTTGTGGCGGTCTTTTTATTTCTTAGGAGTTTTCCCATGTTTGTTTCTCTCGAACCGCTGCTGCGCAGCTGCACGAAGCTCACGCTTTCGTTGCAGATGAAAGGCGACGATGTTGTGGTGTTCGTCAAGCCGGAAGGCTCGGCGAAAGATGTCGCGATGCTGCAACCGCTCGTGCTGACCGCTTCGGCAGCCGAGCTCGATGCCGGTTTTGCAGATGCGCTCGCTGCTTACACGGGTGTGCGCGCGTCGCTCGCCGACCAGGTCGCGGCAACCACCGCGATTCTTGAAGCTGCCCAAACGACGCAAGTCTCCAAGGCGACGAAAGCGCTGACGGGCGGCAAAGTGAAACCTGCGGCCGCCGCCAAACCGTCTTTCGACAACGAATCGGACGAAGACGAGGCGGATGACAACGCTGAGGGCGAGCAAAGCACCGCTACCACCGCAGCAACATCGACCGCCGCGCCGGCAGTAGAAAAATCCGGCACCGACCTGACTTCACTTTTCGACTGAGGTTCACATGTCCATTGCTATTGCCAAGCTGCTTCGCGAGTTTGTCTACAACGGCGTGAATCTGGCCGATCCTGGACCGACCTTCACGCCGGATGAAGTCCGCGACCTTTACTCCGCGCAGTATCCGGAGCTGACCACAGCCGCCATCGACGGCCCGGAGTACTCGGGCGAGGTGATGCGGTTCAAGTTCGTGCGCGCGGCCGGTGCCAAAGGCTCCCATGCGTGAGCGCGAGTTACTCAAGGCGTTATCCGACCCGGACAACGCTACATCCACTAACGAGCCGCCCGGAAGGGCGGTTTTTTTTCATGACAAGGAGATCGGTGAATGCTCTTCGATCCTCAGCACGCTGGTGCACTCATCGCTGTCGCGGGCGCCCAATGGCAATCGAAACGCGCTGCCGCTGCCGGACGTGGACCTGCCCATGGTTTTCTGACGCTGCCGGCCATTGCCTCCGGGGTTCCGACCTCGGCGGTAATGCGCTGGCGGGCGGAACAGGATGTCTGCCGTTTGATTTACGACCAGTTCGTCACGGGCCCCATACGGGCACGTGACGTTCCCGGATTCTCGAGCGCCGGCCAGGCGTTTGTCCGAGGCTTTTTTGCCTGGGCGAAGCGGGAAATGCCACGGCTCAAGTGCCTCAACTTCAACTTTGTGATCCACGACGTCGAAGCCGTGCGCGAGCAGATGCAGTATCAGTACGACTCGCGTGACTTCGAGCCCACTTCGCCTCTGTATCTCGGTATCGAAATGCAGGAAGAAAACATCTTCGATATCGGCGAGAAGGTGGCGCAGCTTCGCGCTGCCCACCCGCGATTGGTCTCGACCACGATGGCATTGATCAATCGTGCGATGGGCCGAACGATCTGGGTTCGAACGCCGGATGAGTTTCTCGGGATGTTTTCCTCGTATTACTGGGACGGCGACAGCAAGGCGTCTGATGAGGACGTGCTTGAAATCCTCAAGGATCGCTTTGGCGACGATGAAGCGGAGTTGGAAAACTACCTTCCTTCGGTGGTCCGCGCCGAGCTTTGTCCGAGCGACATGGACGTCGGCCGGTACAACCGAAAGACGCACCGGTTTTCTCTTACGCCTGCGCTCAGTGCCGCGTCACTGCGGCAATTACACGAGTGCGGTCCTCGTTCGGTGCGGCGCATCTGCCGAGAGCTCGAAGCATTGACGCTCCTGCTCAAAATCAGCCGGCCGCGGTGTCTTTTCGATCTGCAAGCGAGACCTGAGTGTGCGTATGCCGCAGCGACGCTGATCGCCTGTGACAGTCCGCGAATCAGCCAGCTGCTCGATGACCACTATGAGCACCTGTCTCAAAGCGGTGAAGGCTCGACGTTTTACGGCTTCATTCCCTTTGCTTCTACGCCCGATGCGATCCGCAAGCAGTACGCGGACTGGTCGAAGGCATTTTCTATTCTTGGCCAACTGGACCGCGTCATCGCGGCTCTTGCGGCATAACCAATCGGAGCTTCATATGAAAGGTTTGGATATCGGCTCGGATCGCCGGGAAGAGGTGTGCGCCACCAGCGCCATCCTGCTTTATAGCGGCCGGGATCAGACGGCGCACTACGGGACGGTGCATCCGATCAACCCTGGAAAGGGCGGTCGGGCATCGATCGGCGCGGGTCGGCCAATCGATCGAGCAGCGCTTCTGAAATGCCTGACGGAACTGTCGCAAAACGCGGCACCGAGAGCCGAGTTTCTTCCAGAAACAGTGCTCGCGGTGTCGCAAGACGCGGTGACGTGGTGGTGTAGACCGGGGATGCGACGCGTGTTCTTCGATTGCCCGGAAATCGGCAAGCGAAGCGCGATCGTGCCGCATCCGGGTTTGGTGTTCAGAGCAGCGTCGAACGGATTCAGCGTGTTCGCGCTGAAAGAAGACAGCCGCCCAACCCCGGCTTCGACGCTGCATGAACCGCCTTACTTTAACACCTGGGATTTTGGAAAGATTTGCATCGGATCGGCTCATGTTCCGAAGCGAATCGACGTTTCCTCGATCGCCGGCTGGGAGAGCGGCTTTTTCGAGTCGGCGTTCACGCACCCCAATCACGGTAGCAAGCGTGTTTCCTATCCCAAAGGTGAATTTGCCTTCTGGAAGGCGATGCTCGACGGCACGTTCGGCGAGCAATTTCCCAAGAAGTCACTTGTTTCCATGAAATTTACTCTCGGCGCACTGATCGCCGGCAAGGAGCGTTGATATGAATGCAGCAGATAGCGTGTTGCAACGCTCGTTTCCGACGGTCATGGTTCCCCGGCGGGAGCCGCTTGGTCCCATGGCCTCGGCCGGCGAGCGGTTGCTGGTTGCTGAAAACGGCGTATTTCTTGAGATCAGCCTTCCGTGGATCTCACTCGTGCGGCGCGTCGCCAGTTTCACGGCGCCGATTCCGATTCCGTATGGCAGCGTAGAAGAGCATACGAACCTGATTTGTGGTCGTGTGCCCGAAGAGCTGATTGGTGAGTTTGTTGCGATGGCGCGCGCTGCGTACCCCAACGAAACCGGATCATGGATCGTTTGGAGCACCAGGACGCATCAGTTTCGGCTTCTGCCAATGGAGATCCTCTCGCAGTCGAGCGGGTCATTGCAGTACGACCGGCCGGAACGCCACGACGATGAGGTGTTGATCATCGACTGCCATTCACATGGCCGGCATCCGGCGTATTTCTCGAGCATTGACAACGAAGACGACAAGCACGACACCAAGTTTTCGCTTGTCGTTGGAAATTGCGCCGCGCACGTGCCCAGTTTCGCATTTCGGCTGTGCGCGAAAGGCATCTTCGAGGAAGTCGAGCGCGTACCGGCTGCGTGGTACCGGGTCAGCAAGTTGGCGGGGGCTGTATGAGCGAAGCTATGAAGGCTCGTCACCCGATCCCGTCGCATATGTTGTCGCGGCCCTGGCAAGTGATCGTGGTGGGCGCCGGCGGCACCGGAAGCGCGGTGTTGCCGAGTCTCGCTCGGTTGCACCACGCGATGGTGGAGCTCGGCCATCCGGGTGGCATCGATTGCACCGTGTTCGATGACGACACGGTGAGTCCCACCAACGTTGGCCGACAAGGCTTTTATCCGAACGACGTGGGCGAATACAAAGCTTCGCTCATCGTCAATCGGTTGAACGCGTTGATGGGTACCAACTGGCGTGCCGAGACGCAGCGGTTCACGAAAAATGTGAATTGCTACAGCGCAGACCTGATCATTGGTTGCGTGGATACGCGTGCGGCGCGGGGAGCGATTGTTGAGGCCGCCCGCAACGCCAACGTCTATTACCTCGACTGCGGGAATGACACGGACCGTGGCCAAGTGGTGATCGGCCAGCTGATGGCGTTGAGCGAAGCCAAGAAAAGACCGGAGCGGTTGCCGCATGTGGGCGAACTGTTTCCGGACCTGATCGACGCTGCGCTCGACGCAACGGATGAAACGCCGTCCTGTTCGATGGCCGACGCACTGCGCAAGCAGTCGTTGGTAATCAATCAGGCGATCGCGGTTCAGGCGTTCAACCTCTTGTGGATGATGTTTCGGACGGGCGCGGTGCCGTTTTCGGGCGTGTTCGTGAACCTCGCAACGGGGAGAACGAACCCGATTCCGATCGACCCCGCGGCCTGGGCCCGTTTTGGCTACACGTACGTGGCGCGCAAAGCACGGAAGAAGAAGCTTCGGAAAGGCGAGGCCGAACCTATCCCGTGGTAATCGTCTTTATCTGTTTGTAATCTGCCGACTCCCTTCAAGGAGTCGGCATTTTTTCGTTCGGCGGCGTTCCGCGCAGCCTTTCTTACCTAAGCGGGTACGCAGCCCGTTTGGGCTGCTCCGCATCAATTTCTTGGAGCTTTGTATGGGTGCAACTGTTTTGACGTGCAAGCGTGCTGGCGCGTTTCAACGCGCTGATGGCGAATGGATTTTCGCGTTGTTCGAAAGAACCTATGAGAAAAACTGCTATCCGCATCGCGACCATTGGTCGGGCATTACGATCGGCAATTATGAGAGCGTGATGCGGAGAGTCTTCCACCACGCCAGATCGTGTGAAGGCGGGATGCTGCAATCAAGATCCGGTGATATCAGGCCCGAGCAATACATCGAGTCTTGGCGCCAAGAACTGGCAAAACCCATGATGTTGCACGACAGGCAGATCGACCTTCGGGTGGGGAAAGCTTTCGATGCAAGCATCCCAGAGAAGTCGCTGGATGATGTGCAACGGCGCCTTGCGAAGATGGGCCAGCACAGTCGGTTCGACGCGTTGGGTGCCGGTGGTCTATCCGTTTCTCTGCACGGGGATGTCGACCTGCTCATTGCGTTATATGGCGAAGGCGGCCCATTCAGCTTATGGCGTGTGCTTACCGTCGACGATTGCGGATCGGTGCCGGTGACGGCTCCTGTACCGCGGTTGCTGCCGGCCGCTCAGGTCATGCGCCAGATGCCCGATGTCAAGTGTCATGCGATCGACGGTGAAAACCGGGTGGTGTCGTTCGACGGAAAACCTTGGTACCACGCTGGCTGGCAATACAACGCCGTCGGGTCATTCATTACCGACCTCGCGTATGACCTCGATATGGCTCATCCCGGCTTCGCCAAGCGCGCCATCCCAGAATATCGGGACATGCTGCGCAAAGCTTCACCGGTGCCGCGCGACACCGCGTTGACCATTTCGCGTGCGCCTGAGGGGGTAAGCAAGTGGGCGGTGGCGTCGGCCGATGAGCTTGCTCTGCGCATCGGCATCGTTGCATCGGGGCAAGATGATGCTCCGCAGGAATACCGCTGTCTGTTCAGCGAACTTCTCGCAGATCCCGAGGCCAACTTGCTCTATAAATTTGGGGCATCTCGAACGCTCTCAAATCACTTGGGATGTACCCTTGGACCAATCGACCAACGAGCCGTCGCCTAAGGCGTGCATCGAACAGTTTTCACTCTCGCTGTTTTAACCCTTTCGATAAACCGCTCCTGTTGGGAGCGGTTTTTTTTCGTCCGTGTGATTTGCGCTATTAGTCGAAGTGTCGTCAAACGATAGCCCGACCATTGCGGCATAGTTCTGCGGATCTGCCTCGGCAATAGCCACCATCAGCATCATGAATGCGCTGGATCCTTCGAGCTCTGCCGCGAAAACCCGCGCAGTGCGAACCGTAACAGTATCGGTGTGAAACAGCCCATCGTCACCGTAAAGGCTGTAGTCGAATTGGTCGAACGCCGGACCGTCGACGCTTGTAACTCGGGCGTGGGAAGTTATCCGAGCTTTCATGGGGAGAGCCCTCGTCGTCTTCTTAAAATGCGCAGGATACAACAGGACGGTAATAGGCCGATGTCCGCTTGGATGATCAGCCGGAGAACAATCCTTGCGGA includes:
- a CDS encoding PRTRC system ThiF family protein, giving the protein MSEAMKARHPIPSHMLSRPWQVIVVGAGGTGSAVLPSLARLHHAMVELGHPGGIDCTVFDDDTVSPTNVGRQGFYPNDVGEYKASLIVNRLNALMGTNWRAETQRFTKNVNCYSADLIIGCVDTRAARGAIVEAARNANVYYLDCGNDTDRGQVVIGQLMALSEAKKRPERLPHVGELFPDLIDAALDATDETPSCSMADALRKQSLVINQAIAVQAFNLLWMMFRTGAVPFSGVFVNLATGRTNPIPIDPAAWARFGYTYVARKARKKKLRKGEAEPIPW
- a CDS encoding PRTRC system protein E; this translates as MFVSLEPLLRSCTKLTLSLQMKGDDVVVFVKPEGSAKDVAMLQPLVLTASAAELDAGFADALAAYTGVRASLADQVAATTAILEAAQTTQVSKATKALTGGKVKPAAAAKPSFDNESDEDEADDNAEGEQSTATTAATSTAAPAVEKSGTDLTSLFD
- a CDS encoding PRTRC system protein C; translated protein: MSIAIAKLLREFVYNGVNLADPGPTFTPDEVRDLYSAQYPELTTAAIDGPEYSGEVMRFKFVRAAGAKGSHA
- a CDS encoding PRTRC system ParB family protein, with the translated sequence MQQPTAVEQQTPASAAFVASLLAQKQPTLPLKVIVVRSNPRKYFDPAEMAELVASVQVKGVCTPIIVRLDEDGVVVLIAGERRYRAAMIAHGEDYEIPVTLKEVDEAEAKQLALIENVQRANMAPSEEAIAAAEQVGICKGDREEAARMIGWSLATLEARLALMNCSNGVLEALNTRTIKLGHAELLAALPKETQDKLLPVIIKEGKSVGEIKKTIEQVACSLSAAIFDKTDCAGCHHNSANQGEMFGEAITTGNCTNRACYNEKSEHQLASVVTGLRDEYPVVRIVRAGDNETRVQLAVDGPKGVGAEQAIACHACQNYGAAVSGLPDSMGKVYKGQCFDTVCNMKKVAARLQAEKAASQPVVAEAKSGTGARAVPAKKTAGATGSIAPSTNPSVTTVAESDKMKTYRVALWRKALRREVGRDPATARKYLIAIVLSGNARCIEEQTFSGIWEKMTEERIPSKDVTKSVTAVQAASDETLDKAMIGIAVAAIEGLDVSYLTQLCKHHKLDLGLHWKLCKEFLELITKSEMMVVANELGLQAALGDNFKKVFGKSKTEVIDALLAVEGFDYTGKLPKVLKY
- a CDS encoding DUF6196 family protein, whose protein sequence is MVDISHESPIQTELRLRTVMKVARLKLYPGLYAFEEFALGSFPSAARADALALVRDDNIWSQLVPCEIHGPDLFGVFRFHFPKGADNSGFVGWLATHLKRKFGTGVFVTCGQNSADGGIFDYWGVPAVLAHEIFEEVELLIHPANALEE
- a CDS encoding PRTRC system protein A — encoded protein: MNAADSVLQRSFPTVMVPRREPLGPMASAGERLLVAENGVFLEISLPWISLVRRVASFTAPIPIPYGSVEEHTNLICGRVPEELIGEFVAMARAAYPNETGSWIVWSTRTHQFRLLPMEILSQSSGSLQYDRPERHDDEVLIIDCHSHGRHPAYFSSIDNEDDKHDTKFSLVVGNCAAHVPSFAFRLCAKGIFEEVERVPAAWYRVSKLAGAV
- a CDS encoding PRTRC system protein F, with product MRWRAEQDVCRLIYDQFVTGPIRARDVPGFSSAGQAFVRGFFAWAKREMPRLKCLNFNFVIHDVEAVREQMQYQYDSRDFEPTSPLYLGIEMQEENIFDIGEKVAQLRAAHPRLVSTTMALINRAMGRTIWVRTPDEFLGMFSSYYWDGDSKASDEDVLEILKDRFGDDEAELENYLPSVVRAELCPSDMDVGRYNRKTHRFSLTPALSAASLRQLHECGPRSVRRICRELEALTLLLKISRPRCLFDLQARPECAYAAATLIACDSPRISQLLDDHYEHLSQSGEGSTFYGFIPFASTPDAIRKQYADWSKAFSILGQLDRVIAALAA
- a CDS encoding PRTRC system protein B translates to MKGLDIGSDRREEVCATSAILLYSGRDQTAHYGTVHPINPGKGGRASIGAGRPIDRAALLKCLTELSQNAAPRAEFLPETVLAVSQDAVTWWCRPGMRRVFFDCPEIGKRSAIVPHPGLVFRAASNGFSVFALKEDSRPTPASTLHEPPYFNTWDFGKICIGSAHVPKRIDVSSIAGWESGFFESAFTHPNHGSKRVSYPKGEFAFWKAMLDGTFGEQFPKKSLVSMKFTLGALIAGKER